The Acidobacteriota bacterium DNA segment ACATTGCTCGCATTATCCGCATCTTCGGCTATGGAGCCGCCCGGGGGTCCAGCTCCCGGGGAGGCATGAAGGCCCTGGCCGAGATGTCCGGGAAATTGAAGCAAGGCAACGACGTTGCCTTCACCGTGGATGGCCCCCGCGGTCCCCGCTTCAATGCCAAGATCGGCCCGGTCTTGCTGGCGCGGAGGAGCGGCGCCGCCATTTTCTGCTTCCATATCGCGCTGCAGCGCAAAATCGAGCTCGACAACTGGGACGGATCCCAGATACCGCTGCCCTTTTCACGAGCCTTGATCCTCAAAGCCGCCCCGATTTACGTTTCGCGCCGAGCCGACGGGGAGGAGATTCGCCGGAAGCACCAGGAAATGCAGGAAGTCCTGGACCGTTTGCAGCGACAGGGGGAAGAACGCTGGAAAAAACCGGCCCGCTGAGAAACGCGGTCGTGTACCCCGGGGATCAATGTAAATTATCCGTGTAAACCATGCATGGATTGCACACGAGGCCTGCACAGGGCTCCCTGCCGGGATTCTTTTCCCTCCCAACTCCCGGCGGATGCCTCTTGAGTCTTCTCCAACTTCTTGGCGGCCCTTCGTGGATAACTCTTTTCCCCTTCATGGCGGGCTGCTCCGAGGCGTTGCCTCACAAAACCTTCCCGAAGAACCGAGCCAGGCGGTCGGCGCCCTTCTCCAGTTGCTCCATGGATGTGGCGTAGGAGATACGGATGTGGTCACGCGTGCCGAACCCCTCCCCCGGCACAACCGCCACCCGGGCCTCCTGCAGCAGTTGCAGCGCCAGGTCGGCGGTGCTCTCCACGCGGCGGGCGTCAAGTAGCCCCCGCAGGTTGGGATAGACGTAAAAGGCGCCGTCGGGCCAATTGCAGGAGATTCCGTCAATGGCGTTGAGCGCCTTGACGATGAAGCTGCGACGGCGCGCATAGTCCCTCAGCATGTCTTGAATGGAGTCCTGAGGCCCGCCAAGGGCCGCCACGGCTGCCTTCTGGGCGATGGAGTTGGCGTTGGAGGTGCAGTGGCTCTGGATCTTGAGCATGGCCCGGATCAGCGGCTCGGGTCCCAGGCAGAATCCCACCCTCCAGCCCGTCATGGCGTAGGTCTTGGATACCGATCCCACCACTGCGACGTGGTCCCGGTAGTCTTTGCCGAGGGAGGCCAGCGAGAAGGGCGCCGAACCTTCATAGTTGAAGTGACAGTAACACTCATCGGTCAGCACCAGGAGATCCCGCCGGCGTGCCAGTTCCGCGATCTTCCGCATCTCCTCTTCCCGAATGATTGCCCCGCTGGGGTTGTTGGGTGAATTCAGCAGGATCAGTCGGGTTCGGGGAGAGACGGCTGCCTCGATCCGGTCCGCGGTGACGCGGAAATTTTCGGGTTCCGAGGTTGGGACAAAGCGGCAGGCGGCGCCGGCGTAGTGGACCGCCTCCTTGAATGTGACCCAGTAGGGGACAGGGATCACCACCTCGTCGCCGGGCTGAAGCAGAGCGCTGGTCAGGTTGAAGATGGCATGCTTTGCCCCGACGGTGACCAGGACTTCGCGGGTGGAATAGTCGGACCGACAGTCGCGGGCGTGCCGCTGCACGATGGCTTCCTTGAGCTGCGGAATGCCGTCGGTGGGCGTGTAGCGGGTGAAGTCGTCCTGAATGGCCTCGAAGGCAGCCCGCTTGACGTGGGACGGGGTGGGAAAGTCGGGCTCGCCGGCGCTGAGGTCCACCACATCCACGCCTTGGGCCTTGAGCTGGGCCGCGGCCGCGAAAACGGCCCCCGTCGAGCTCATCGAAATGCGTCCGACGCGCTGTGAGAGTCTCATGAGTCGGGATTGTTGGCGGCGGTCGCCTGACCTTCCCGGCCCATTGAGGCAATCTTTTTCAGCAGTCGGTCCTCCACGTTGCGGGGAACCAGCCCGGAGATCGTTCCCCCGAATTGGCAGACTTCCCTGACCAGTCGGGAGCTCAGATAGCTGTAGGCCTCGGAGGGCATCATGAAGACCGTTTCGATCTGAGGCTCCAGGCGCCGATTCATCAAGGCCATCTGCAGTTCGTACTCGTAGTCGGATACCGCACGGATGCCTCGGACAATGACTCGGGCCTGCTGCTGCAGGGCGTAGTCGACCAGCAGGCCTTCAAACGTGTCCACGCGCACATTGGGGTAGTCGCTTCCCAGGGAGGTCCGGATCATGGTCGACCGCTCATGGGCTGAGAACA contains these protein-coding regions:
- a CDS encoding pyridoxal phosphate-dependent aminotransferase, with translation MSSTGAVFAAAAQLKAQGVDVVDLSAGEPDFPTPSHVKRAAFEAIQDDFTRYTPTDGIPQLKEAIVQRHARDCRSDYSTREVLVTVGAKHAIFNLTSALLQPGDEVVIPVPYWVTFKEAVHYAGAACRFVPTSEPENFRVTADRIEAAVSPRTRLILLNSPNNPSGAIIREEEMRKIAELARRRDLLVLTDECYCHFNYEGSAPFSLASLGKDYRDHVAVVGSVSKTYAMTGWRVGFCLGPEPLIRAMLKIQSHCTSNANSIAQKAAVAALGGPQDSIQDMLRDYARRRSFIVKALNAIDGISCNWPDGAFYVYPNLRGLLDARRVESTADLALQLLQEARVAVVPGEGFGTRDHIRISYATSMEQLEKGADRLARFFGKVL
- the coaD gene encoding pantetheine-phosphate adenylyltransferase; protein product: MKKIALYPGSFDPLTNGHLDIIHRASRLFDEVIVAILINSEKSPLFSAHERSTMIRTSLGSDYPNVRVDTFEGLLVDYALQQQARVIVRGIRAVSDYEYELQMALMNRRLEPQIETVFMMPSEAYSYLSSRLVREVCQFGGTISGLVPRNVEDRLLKKIASMGREGQATAANNPDS
- a CDS encoding lysophospholipid acyltransferase family protein; the encoded protein is MNSDPIPEPKPLEPRRGLAYWDRPRRLTRWQRIWIAVVTRVGAWMVGWIGRTLRWESQGDEHLEQIHRSGKKAIFTFWHCGIFPATWYWRDRGIVVMTSQNLDGEYIARIIRIFGYGAARGSSSRGGMKALAEMSGKLKQGNDVAFTVDGPRGPRFNAKIGPVLLARRSGAAIFCFHIALQRKIELDNWDGSQIPLPFSRALILKAAPIYVSRRADGEEIRRKHQEMQEVLDRLQRQGEERWKKPAR